From a region of the Helicobacter hepaticus ATCC 51449 genome:
- a CDS encoding EscU/YscU/HrcU family type III secretion system export apparatus switch protein codes for MKDKKAVALAYNAQNDSAPRVVAKGKNELALKIIAKAQEFDVPLFSNPLLVDSLLEIPLDSHIPPEMYNAVVEVFVWLLKCEKAAQLSKDIE; via the coding sequence ATGAAAGATAAGAAAGCTGTTGCACTTGCTTATAACGCACAAAATGACAGCGCCCCTCGTGTCGTAGCAAAAGGCAAAAATGAACTTGCTCTCAAAATCATCGCCAAAGCACAAGAATTTGATGTGCCACTTTTTAGTAATCCGCTACTTGTGGATTCTCTTTTGGAAATCCCTCTTGATTCTCATATTCCACCGGAGATGTATAATGCTGTGGTGGAAGTTTTTGTATGGCTTTTAAAATGTGAAAAAGCTGCTCAATTAAGCAAGGACATTGAGTGA
- the ribE gene encoding riboflavin synthase, whose amino-acid sequence MFSGLVRQIAQVKSFTNNTLEIITPYKAQLGDSIAINGACLTAMKLFENGITMELSQHTQQSIALENYTQGAFVHLEPALQVGDRFDGHIVQGHIDAIGCISHIEHHADSSDFWIQSSPQILSLIIPKGSVCVEGISLTAIECNDKAFKLTLIPHTLQNTLFGKFKVGRRLNIETDIITRSVVSTLKSIFGTTHNFNKPLSWRDIDTLSLGY is encoded by the coding sequence ATGTTTAGTGGATTAGTTCGTCAAATCGCCCAAGTAAAGAGTTTCACAAATAATACTCTTGAAATTATCACACCTTATAAGGCACAACTTGGGGATTCTATTGCTATTAATGGCGCGTGTTTAACAGCTATGAAACTTTTTGAAAATGGCATAACAATGGAATTAAGCCAACACACACAACAAAGTATAGCGCTTGAAAACTATACACAAGGTGCATTTGTGCATTTAGAGCCAGCTTTACAAGTGGGTGATAGATTCGATGGGCACATTGTGCAAGGGCATATTGATGCGATAGGGTGCATCAGCCATATTGAGCACCACGCAGATTCAAGCGATTTTTGGATACAATCTTCCCCGCAGATTCTATCTCTGATTATCCCTAAAGGCTCGGTATGCGTAGAGGGCATAAGCCTCACAGCAATAGAATGCAATGATAAAGCCTTTAAACTCACACTTATCCCTCATACATTGCAAAATACGCTTTTTGGGAAATTTAAAGTAGGCAGAAGGCTTAATATTGAAACAGATATTATCACGCGCAGCGTAGTAAGCACACTTAAATCTATTTTTGGCACTACACATAACTTCAACAAACCTCTTTCTTGGCGTGATATTGATACACTCTCACTCGGGTATTAA
- a CDS encoding TatD family hydrolase gives MVDTHCHLDSQSFENDLEQVIARAYEQNVAKIIIPGADIRTLPLAQNIAHTYPNVYFAAGVHPNEIVDFDIKVLEEYAKDEKCIAIGECGLDYYRLSEISQNENEKETIKQQQKQCFIAQIELALNLQKPLIVHIREASADSFEILQAYPQARGVLHCYNADRILLKLSERFYYGIGGVCTFKNARRIIEALPLIPKERIVLETDAPYLTPHPYRGTRNEPHYIPLIMRQIAQVLGMSEEEVIDISTHNAITLFKEIQ, from the coding sequence ATGGTAGATACACATTGTCATTTGGATTCTCAAAGTTTTGAGAATGATTTAGAGCAAGTAATTGCGCGTGCGTATGAGCAAAATGTCGCTAAAATCATTATTCCAGGTGCAGATATACGCACATTACCCCTTGCACAAAATATCGCTCATACTTATCCTAATGTATATTTTGCTGCAGGAGTGCATCCTAATGAGATTGTTGATTTTGATATAAAGGTGCTTGAAGAGTATGCAAAAGATGAAAAGTGTATTGCTATTGGAGAGTGTGGGTTAGATTATTATCGTTTGTCTGAAATATCACAAAACGAAAATGAAAAAGAGACAATAAAGCAACAACAAAAGCAATGCTTTATCGCACAAATTGAACTTGCTTTAAATTTACAAAAGCCGCTTATTGTGCATATTAGAGAAGCAAGCGCAGATAGCTTTGAGATTTTACAGGCTTATCCTCAGGCGCGTGGAGTGTTGCATTGCTATAATGCAGATAGAATCTTGCTTAAACTAAGTGAGCGATTTTATTATGGAATCGGTGGAGTTTGCACCTTTAAAAATGCTCGGCGAATTATTGAAGCGCTTCCGCTTATACCAAAGGAACGCATTGTGCTTGAAACTGATGCACCTTATCTCACGCCTCACCCATATAGGGGGACGCGCAATGAGCCGCATTATATTCCATTGATTATGCGTCAAATTGCTCAAGTGCTTGGTATGAGTGAAGAGGAAGTGATAGATATAAGCACACACAACGCTATTACGCTTTTTAAAGAGATTCAATAA
- a CDS encoding lytic transglycosylase domain-containing protein, with protein MKNAKCHICLIIFALFCVVNVSLSDENGFYTMTHNRSANNVLNSFGVHTAFIATIADDARAQKIQEKWKYFVQRFEHSYEFIPTLKNMMAREQIPQEFLFLAMAESEFAPSAKSSKKAIGIWQIMPATGKSLGLEINSYIDERRDPIKSTEAAIKYLKYLYDATGEWYLAAMAYNCGLGRLKRGIEEAGGDKRIETLLDDEAQYIPAETRNYIRTILAMSLLFNDVDFLKAQNADYLLNRGATDSITSVSIRGGTSLSAIAKSARIPLGELQKYNRHFTRSLLPQGNKRYNVYIPYDKLRTFKRYFNEKSYPQASFITHIVQKGENLGSIARNYKISLNQLQAANNIKGSHIAINQKLIIPVLKGKSTTIADNR; from the coding sequence ATGAAAAATGCAAAGTGTCATATATGTTTGATAATTTTTGCTTTATTTTGTGTAGTAAATGTGTCATTGAGCGATGAAAATGGTTTTTATACAATGACACATAATAGAAGTGCAAATAATGTGCTTAATTCATTCGGGGTACATACAGCTTTTATTGCGACTATCGCAGATGATGCAAGAGCACAGAAAATACAAGAGAAATGGAAGTATTTTGTGCAACGTTTTGAGCATAGTTATGAATTTATCCCTACATTAAAAAATATGATGGCGCGAGAGCAGATTCCTCAAGAGTTTTTATTTCTTGCTATGGCAGAATCCGAATTTGCCCCGAGTGCAAAAAGCTCTAAAAAAGCCATAGGTATTTGGCAGATTATGCCAGCAACGGGTAAAAGTTTAGGCTTAGAAATTAATTCATATATTGATGAGCGTAGAGATCCGATTAAAAGCACAGAGGCAGCAATAAAGTATCTTAAATATCTTTATGATGCCACAGGTGAATGGTATTTGGCAGCAATGGCATATAATTGTGGGCTTGGACGCTTAAAGCGAGGCATTGAAGAGGCAGGAGGCGATAAGCGCATTGAAACGCTGCTTGATGATGAGGCTCAATATATTCCAGCTGAAACACGCAATTATATTCGCACAATTTTGGCTATGAGTTTGCTTTTTAATGATGTAGATTTTCTTAAAGCGCAAAATGCTGATTATTTACTTAATCGTGGGGCAACAGATAGTATTACAAGTGTGAGCATTAGGGGTGGAACATCATTAAGTGCGATTGCAAAAAGTGCGAGGATTCCATTAGGTGAATTACAAAAGTATAATCGTCATTTTACGCGTTCTTTGCTTCCACAGGGTAATAAGCGCTATAATGTCTATATTCCTTATGATAAGCTGCGCACTTTTAAGAGATATTTTAATGAAAAAAGCTATCCTCAAGCTTCATTTATAACCCATATTGTGCAAAAGGGCGAGAATCTAGGTTCTATTGCACGGAATTATAAAATTTCGCTCAATCAACTACAAGCGGCAAATAATATCAAAGGTTCACATATCGCAATTAATCAAAAGCTCATAATTCCTGTGCTCAAAGGCAAATCTACGACGATTGCCGATAATAGGTAG